Part of the Prevotella communis genome is shown below.
CGAAAAATGACACCACAACTTCGTGCAACTCATGCTGCGCATCTTCGTATATCGCAACATGATGATTGTTGTTTGTTCTGACGTAGTCGGCAGATTGGACCTTACCATCCTTGTCAAGCAGCAGCTCGCCCTTGTTGTCGTGTTTTTTGTGGATGGCTCGGGCATCCTTTAATTTGGTTCTTACGATGACCCGTTTGATGCGGATGCCTTTCTCACGATTAAACCAGATGGGATTCTCTTCCAGATTGGAAAAAGCCTCTTTGGGTTTGTTGCCATACTCGCGAAGTCTTTCTTGCAGAATGCGCTGTACGCCCTTGTCAACGACATCATTTACATTTAAACTCTCGTTCACCTCAACACGTTTGGTGAACACCTTTACGCCATTCTCCATGATGCTGCCATAGTAGGTATCATCGTGCAGTTTGCCTCTTGGCGTTAGCTGTATCTGGCGGTTGCCTTCTTTTTTCTTCTTACTCTTCGAGATGTTCAGGTTTGGTGTTACTGCGTTTATTGCTGGTTTTTGATAAACGTTGATTCTCTCCAGCTGTTGTTTGACTTCGGCACGCAACTCTCCCAATGGCATTGGCTCATTGAAGCGCCAGTTGCCCTGCTTGTCGCGATGCAGATTTTTCTGTCGCATCTTCATCAACTGTTCCCGCTTTTCGCCCTCAGCATTCAGACTGTTGAGGTAATTGATGAAAGCAGGCTTGGTGAAGGCAACGGTGATAGCATCCATCGCGTGGTTACGATGGTCGGTACGCTTAGTCCAGGCATCCTCGTTGATCTTGCGAACCGTCTTACCGTCTTTGTCCTCGTAGGTATCAATCAGCTCCAGTTTGTCGTATTTGTCCCAAACGAGTTCCTGTAATACATCCACCAATTGCCAGTCGTCGCGCAGGCGGCTGGTAATGCTACCGGTAGTGGGTACTACCTTTCGGGTGATAGTACCCAGCAGTTCGTAAGCCTTGCGGTTGATGTATTGTGTTAGGCCCAAATCCCTTGTCAGAGGCTCGTCCTGAATGTCGGCTGCTGTGCGCAGCAGATTGTCCTTCTTGGCTTTGCTGATGGCTTTCTTCTTGAATAGGTCGTTGACTCTGGCTATATACTGCTGGGCTTCGGCCTCGCCATATTTCCACTTCACATAGTCCAGAGCCGTCATATCGCCCTTCTCCTCATTGATGCTCGAAAGTTCTACCGTCAGCACCGAGAAAGCGTTGCTGGGGCTTTTGGCTTTGGGGATGATGTGTTCCTTGTCGAACTTACGATGGATGATAAGGTCAACCAAATCGACCTTGGTCTTAGAATAAAGCGTCTTGTATCCAAGAGGTGCCAACTCCTTATATAATCTGTATTTCAGGATGTCGTTTTCGCTGACGTAGGTTACATGATAGCCTCTTTCGTTCAGCTGGTCAATGAGTTCCTGTCGGCACTTTGCTCGTTCGTTCTTATTATTCTCTATGTCCTGAGTCATTCGCCTTCGGCTTTCTGCGTTCTTGCTCAGGTCGCGTGCAAGTTCAATGCGTATCTCGTTGAATTGACCATACTCATCGCCATATTCGTCTATCAATCCGTTTACAACCGAAACCATCTGGTTAAGGACTCTTTCTACTAGCGGATTGCGCAGGCTATTATGAGGAATGGGTTGCAAGTAATGGTGCAAAACGCGGCTTTCGTTCTCTTCCTTGGTGATGGAACGCTTGGAGTGATTGTAACCTGCTTTTTCGCAGGCTTCATTATACTGATAACCCTCTTTCAGGAATGGTAGTAACTTTTGTATGGCTTTGGCGCTGAGGCTGCGATATCCATCGGGGAATTTAACATCGGCAATGATCTTGGCGTATTCATCGTTGTCGAAGCCGAAGAACTCCTTTACACGTTGCACAAGTTTGGCACTGCCTGAGCGTGAATTGTCGCCAGGGAAAGAATAGAGCAGATGCCACAACTTATAGTGAGGCTGCATGTAGATTTCAGGACCTATCATGACTTCGCCATTCAGCGCTTCCGTCTTGTAACCCAAGCCTTCAAATACCTTGCATATAACATTAAGCACATCTTGTGCCTTCATCTTCTTGATGTCCAATATGTCGTGACCTGTCATTTCCAATATCTTCAGATATGCGCTCACCAGTCTGGTCTGAGTCTCGTTGCCAATGAGGGTGTCGAAGTTCAGGTCGTAGGTCTTTGTCTGTTTGCCAACAAGCAGTTTGATGGCGGCTGTTTTTGTCAGTTCCTTCCTAATAGACAGTTCTGCGGCCAGCATCTCCTTCTGTTCCAGCGTCAGAGCGTATTGCTCAAGCGTGGTGGTGTTGGTGAGAACGACATCATTCAGTCGCTGCCACATCCTGAATTCTTGGAATAAGGGCGACGATATGGGGCAGACTCTGCTACCTGTTGTTACAAGTTGCTTCTTGCCGTTTTTCTCAACCTCTATCTGATGACTCTCCAGTTCGCAAAAACTCAGGTCCTGTTTCTTGCTCTCTATGGGGCGTTGGAAGAAAATAATACGGTTCTTAATTTCCTTCTTTAGTTTGCGAGTTAGTTCTGGGTGGAATGCCATCTGCGTCTTCCAAATCTGCTCAAACTCATCCTCGTAGTCCTTGCGATAGAATGTCTGGCGCTTGATGCCTTTCAATGGATTGAGAGTCAGTTGGTTCATCAGGTATTGGCCAACGGTCTGATGGTTCTCAACCAACGTATTACTGCGTCCTGTTATGGCAGCCAGATAGGCTCCCATATCCTCTATGTCGGTATCAGCTTCGCCCTTACGGATGCTTTTATATCCGCGCTTTTTGTTAATCATGAGCAGTACCCTTGCCAGCTCGCTTAATGAGATTTCCTCACGTGCAGCCTTTGATCGCAACATGAGGGTTTCGTAGGTGGTTCCCTTGCCGTCTTCACACAGCAGGGTATCGCCGTCAATGAAACCATTCTCGCGCAACAGGGCTATCAGGTCGGCACGTCTTTGTTTGTATCGCTGAAGTTTACGATGGGCTCCACGTTTCTGCCGTCTCACCAAATTGGGAGAAACGGTGAGTCCCTTTCTGAACATGTCAATAGGCTTACCCTCTGAAATCTTGCCTTTGGCATTCATATACGCAAAATTGTCAAAATCAACCTTGACGACATTCGAATCAATAATCCTTGATTGTTCGTTGTCGTTCTCTGCTTCTAATATCAGCGCCCAGCCGATACTGGCAATTCCCGGGTCTAATCCTAGTATAAATTTCATAGGGTAGCAGCAATTAAATAATGTCTTGCAAAGATAGTAAAAAGGCGACGTAATGAGATAAAAACAGCATCGATTTTTAAAATAATTAAAGTTTAGGATATGATTTGGCAATATTTTTCGTCGTTTTCTTTGTTCATTCTAAGAAAAAACGTATCTTTGCAGCACTAATTTGAGGTATTCACAATAAGGATTATTCCGTTGTGAACATTAAAGAGAGCCAAAGCTATTTCCTAATAGTGGCGGTTCTTTTTCTTTTGGGGTATTGTTACTCTCTATGTTTTGATAGCACAAATCTGTTCAGACTATCTTTATTTAGTTCTATAAACTCATTACTGTGTGACTCTAAGAATTTAGGTGACATCTTCTGAATTAACTTTGGCAATAATAATTCAAAGAGCTTTTGGGTTGATCCTATTGTGACTGTCAACAATGTGTTTAATTCGCCTATAAATGCTTTCTTGGTTTTTGCCAGAAGATACTTGTTTGCCTTTGTACCCTCTATGTATTCATGCATATCATCCGCTGTTAACGGCTTTGTGTGAAGGCTCGACCAAATGATAGTAAGGTGATAGTTGTCTAGCATTTTGGAAGACAAAAGTCCCTCGTGAGAAACCTTATTTCTCTTTTGCTCATGTTCTTGTATTACAGAATAATAGTGTTCTATTAGCTCGACAATATCATTCTCACCATTTGCATTCAACGCATCACGCAATTTGTTCCATTGAATCATTCTTTTGCTGCCAATATTAATATCGCACAACTCAACTAACAGCTTAAAGTACAAATCGTGAATAGTCGTAATAGAATGACAGAATGAAGAGTAATGATATCTATAGAAATCGTATGCAGTATAACCCTTTTCTGAGTAGTATTTAGCATTATAACGCCTCTTGATTTGCAAGATGGCGAGTTGCATATATGACATTGATGATGTAATCCCCATCATAATTTTTCTTACCTTTTTGAGACACGTTTCGTGTGGTAAAAGTGGTGGACGCTCACCTTTTATTTTGCTCTCAATATAAGGATACGACCGCACGATATCGTCTAAGCTGGCAAAATCATCCAAGATAAGAACTATCTCGAAGAAAGGTGTTTTTGTCACAAGGTTGATATTATTCATAAGTCATTATGTCATTGGTTTGTGCAAAGATACGAATAAAAATCAGAGGAAGAAACTTTTTCTATGATTTAAGACGTAACATTTCCATTTTTTGCATACTATATTAATAGAAAAGTATTACTTTTGCAAAACGAAAAGAATGTTATGAAACAGGATCAGATTGTAATCTATCAGACGGAGGATGGGCAGACACAGATTGATGTCCGTCTAGAGAATGAGACAGTATGGTTGACGCAGACTCAGATGGCTCAATTATTCAAGTCATCTCGTACGAACGTATTAGAGCACATCCTGCATATCTACGAAGACGAGGAACTGGAGAAAGAGGCAACATGTCGGAATTTCCGACAGGTTCGTCAGGAGGGCAAGCGTATGGTTAATCGTACGATAACAATGTACAATCTTGACATGATTATCTCCGTTGGTTATCGAGTCAATTCTAAACGAGGTGTGAAATTCCGTCAGTGGGCAAATAAGGTGCTCAAAGACTATCTGATAAAAGGCTACGTCGTAAACGAGCGCATCCGCAAGGAGCAGCTTGGTGAGTTGCGACAGTTGGTGCAGGTGGCCAGTCGTGCCATTAGCAATCAGAAGGTGGAGAAGACGGTTGAGAATCAGGACCTGCTGAATGTGGTGGTAGATTATACTTACGCCCTTGATACACTCGACAACTATGACTATGAACGTCTGACTATCGATAAGACTACAAGTCAGGAGAAGTTTCATGCCACTTATGATAATGCGATGGAGGAGATAGCTCGCCTGCGTGAGAAGTTTGGCGGCTCTTCACTCTTTGGCAATGAGAAGGATGAGTCGTTCAAGAGTAGCATCGGACAGATTTATCAGACGTTTGGTGGTGAGGAACTCTATCCCAGTGTGGAGGAGAAGGCTGCTATGCTGCTGTATCTGGTGACGAAGAACCACTCGTTTAGCGACGGCAACAAACGCATTGCTGCCACGCTGTTCCTTTGGTTCCTGAATAACAACGGCATTCTGTATCGTGAGGACGGCTCAAAGCGACTGGCTGATAATACCCTTGTGGCTCTGACGCTGATGATTGCAGAGAGTAAGACAGAAGAGAAGGACGTGATGGTGAAGGTGGTGGTGAACCTGATTAACCAGCGGAACGAGTGATATAAAAATAAGAATGGTGTAACCTGCAGGGCTACACCATTCTTATTATTGTGAGGCAGTTTATAACTGCATGTTTGGTTTCATGACATCATGACATTTTACGGTGTGTGGCATTGAAAGAGAGTAGGGGGAAAAAGAATTGCTCCGTTTGTCTGGTTTCCAGGATTAATTCGTATCTTTGCGCCGTCATATGAAAAAGATTATTATAGCCATCGACTCCCTGAAGGGTTGTCTGACATCTAATGAAGCCAACAGGGCTGCAGCGGATGGCTTTGCCTTGTCTATGCCTGAGGCAGAGGTCGTCAGTATTCCCGTAAGTGATGGCGGCGAGGGCTGGCTGGAGGCATTCAAGGATGTCCTTGGCGGAGAGGTAGTAGACGTGAACGTGAAGGATCCAATGATGCGAACCATCATGGCGCAGTATCTGGTGAAAGACGATACAGCGGTGATAGAAATAGCGAAGGCCAGCGGACTGACACTGCTCACGGCAGAGGAACGTAATCCTATGGTGGCAACGAGCTATGGCACAGGCCAGCTGGTGGTGGATGCTGTAAGGCGCGGATGCAGGCATATTATCGTGGGGCTCGGTGGCAGCGCTACCAGCGATTGTGGTATCGGGATGCTACGGGCTATTATCGATGCCTTCGCCCGTCATGGCAGTTGGGATGATGTCAGGGAACTGAGTCATGTACATTTCACGATTGCTACTGACGTGACCAATCCGCTTTGCGGTGAGAAGGGCGCTGCACATGTGTTCGCGCCTCAAAAGGGAGCAACACAGGAACAGGTGCTTGCCCTCGATGCACGAGCCCGTCGTTTTGCGGAAGTCTCATCCAGACACATGGGCTACGACCGCCAGGATATGCCAGGAGCCGGTGCGGCGGGCGGCTTGGGCTATGCTTTCCTGCAATATATGAATGCTGAATGCCGTTCGGGTATTGACCTGTTGCTTGACAGCGTCCACTTCGATACTTTATTACAAGATGCCTCGCTGGTCATTACGGGCGAGGGCTCTGCTGATTGTCAGACGCTGATGGGTAAACTGCCCTTCGGCATCTTGCAGCGAGCAAAGAAATACCATGTACCCACCTGGCTGATAGCTGGTCGCATTAGTGATCGTGAGGCGTTGCTCGATGCAGGTTTTGAACGTGTAGAATGCATCAATCCGCCTGACGTACCGCTTGACGAGGCCGTGAAGCCCGAAACCGCCAAGCGACATATTTATGAACTCTTTTTAGGTGGGATTATATCTGACTGAATAGGAACTGCTGGCTTTGGTACTCCCAGCGAACGATGCCAAAGCGGATAAGACGGGCCAGCAGAGCGATGACTTTTGGACGGGGCAATCGCGAGGAGCGTACTATCTGGTTCAGTGTGCGCTGTCCCTCAATGGCATTGAGCAATTGTCTCACTGTGTCGTTGTAGGTCATGATGGCCCCCTGAGGCTTTTGCTGTTCGCGCCAAAGAGCCAGATGAACAGGCGAGGCAACGATGTTCTCGTCGGCAATGCGGATATAGGCACGCTTGCTACCTTCTTCATCCAAAGCACAGATAGGACGGTTGGGGGAGGGCGGAACGGTGGCAATGACAATGGTCCTGCCCTCTACATGATAGGTATCAAACTTGATGCTCGCCTCGGGCTTGCAGTATTTGTAAGCCGCCTGATGCATCATGTAGATCTCCTCCTCGCTTCGTACCCCCGAGAGATGTCCGTCGTCGCGCACGCCAATCAGCAGGCGGCCGCCATCGGTATTGGCAAAAGCCGATACCGTTTTTGCCAGTTTGCAGGCATCGGCAACGCGATATTTGAAGTCTTGCTGCTGGTGTTCGCCTTCACGAATAAGGCTGAGAAGATAGTGCTTGTCGTCCATACGGGGTGCAAAGTTATGCAAATTATCTGAAGAATCACGCTCTTTGAGGCAAAAAAAAGCGTGCAACCTTTCGGATGCACGCCTTCATCATTGTCATATGTGGTATTTACTTCACTTCCTCGAAGTCAGCGTCCTGAACGTCATCGTTAGGATTTGACTGAGTCTGCTGACCACCCTGGTACTGCTGCTGACCTGCATCGGCACCGGGCTGACCTGCGCCTGCCTGCTGGTACATCTTCTGAGAAGCAGCCTGCATCACCTGGTTCAGGTTGTTCATGGCTGTGTCGATAGCAGCAACATCACCTGCCTTGTGAGCTTCCTTCAGCTGGTTGACAGCAGCCTCTACGTTAGCCTTGTCGGCACCCAGCTTGTCACCATTCTCGTTGAGGAAGGTCTCAGTTTGGAAAATCATAGAGTCGGCCTGGTTCATCTTGTCGATGCGCTCGCGCTCCTTCTTATCGTTCTCAGCATTAGCCTCGGCCTCAGCCTTCATGCGGTTGATCTCGTCCTGTGACAGACCAGATGAAGCCTCGATGCGGATGGCCTGCTCCTTACCGGTAGCCTTATCCTTAGCACTTACCTTCACGATACCGTTGGCGTCGATGTCGAAGGTTACCTCAATCTGAGGCACACCGCGACGGGCGGGAGCGATTCCGGTGAGGTTAAACTGACCCAGGCTCTTGTTCTGAGAAGCCATAGGACGCTCACCCTGCAGTACGTGGATGGTTACCTCTGTCTGATTGTCAGCTGCAGTAGAGAATACCTGGCTCTGCTTGCAAGGAATAGTTGTGTTGGCATCAATCAGCTTGGTCATTACGCCACCCAGGGTCTCAATACCCAGAGTCAGAGGAGTAACGTCGAGCAATACGATGTCCTGACCAGTCTCCTGGTTAAGGATAGCACCCTGGATAGCTGCACCTACAGCTACTACCTCGTCGGGGTTCACACCCTTTGAAGGCTCCTTGCCGAAATAGTTCTTTACCAGTGTCTGCACAGCAGGAATACGGCTTGAACCACCTACGAGAATCACTTCGTCGATATCTGATGTTGAGATACCTGCATCGCGAACGGCGTTCTGGCAAGGTACCAGGCAAGCCTGAATCAGGTTGTGGGCCAGCTGCTCGAACTTAGCACGTGTCAGGGTCTTCACCAAGTGCTTGGGAACACCACCTACGGGCATGATGTAGGGCAGGTTAATCTCTGTAGAAGTAGTGCTTGACAACTCAATCTTAGCCTTCTCAGCAGCCTCCTTCAGACGCTGCATAGCCATAGGATCACTCTTCAGGTCTGCACCCTCGTCGTTCTTGAATTCCTGTACCAGCCAGTCGATGATTACCTGGTCGAAGTCGTCACCACCCAGGTGTGTGTCACCATTGGTAGAGAGCACCTCGAACACACCACCACCGAAGTCGAGGATAGAGATATCGAAAGTACCACCACCGAGGTCGAACACGGCAATCTTCATATCCTTGTTGGTCTTGTCGATACCGTAAGCCAGAGCAGCTGCTGTAGGCTCGTTCACGATACGACGTACGTTCAAGCCAGCAATCTGACCGGCTTCCTTAGTAGCCTGACGCTGAGAGTCTGAGAAGTATGCGGGCACGGTGATAACGGCTTCAGTCACCTCCTGACCCAGATAGTCCTCTGCGGTCTTCTTCATCTTTTGAAGCACCATAGCAGAGATTTCCTGAGGCGTATACTTACGGCCATCGATGTCAACACGGGGATAGCCACCCTCGTTTACTACATTAAATGGTACGCGTGAGATCTCCTTCTCGGTCTGCTGCCATGTCTCACCCATGAAACGCTTAATAGAATAAACGGTGTTCTTGGGGTTGGTGATAGCCTGACGCTTGGCGGGATCGCCAATCTTACGTTCGCCACCCTCAACGAAACCTACTACAGAAGGCGTTGTGCGCTTACCCTCGCTATTAGCGATAACAACAGGCTCGTTGCCTTCGAATACAGATACACAAGAGTTTGTTGTACCTAAGTCAATTCCAATAATCTTTCCCATAATTGTATTTATTTTTTTTGTTATTATTCAAAATATGTCACTGACAATCTAGCAAAGTGCGTGCCAAAAGTGAAAAAAATCCCCATAATCGATTTTTTGTCACGTCATTTTGTCATAAGTCAGAAAAAAATTATATCTTTGCACTCGTTATCAATCAACATAACGTTATGAAAAGACTATTTGTGATGGTTGTCATGGCCGTGGCTGTCATTGGTGCCTCGGCTCAGGAGAATAAGTATATCGTGAAAACGAAGGGCGCTAAGAAGACTGTTGTCGCAACTTCTGCAGAGGATCCTCAGGCCGCTAAGGAAACGGAGGAACCTCAGGATACGCTGAGCCGCTTCTTCCGTCATGTCAGCATGTGCGACTGGGGAGAAGGTATGCGCTTCATGGTGATTCCCGACAAGAAGGATATGGTCATCAAGACTTTTGCCGATGCAGAGACAGGTCAGATGGTGAGCAGTCTGAAACTCCGTCATAAGATTATGGTCTATCAGGGACATGAGAATACCGGTGGACTGCACGAGCGTGTGAACTTCAAGTGCGAGGATGATGGCAAGGCTTACTATTTCGAGGTGCCCACAGCATCATTCGATGACTACTGCTTTGGCAAACTGGGTGTGCCCACCCTGGCATATCTGGGTGATGTGGATGCTGCTATCGAGTTTTTCAAGGATAAGACGCTGTTTACCCTGGCCAGTGAGTATTATGTGGATACAGAACTGGATGGTGATGGCTACAAGACCATCACGGATGTGAAACCTGGTACGGAGGTGAAGGTTGTGGCTGTAGGCGTAGGCACGCGTAACTTCCCCGTAAAGATTATCGTGGCTGATGAGTCAGGACGTGAGTTCTATCAGAATGTGGCTATCAGTAAGACCAACAGTGGTATGCGTGACGAGGAGTTTGAAATCAGCAATATGAAGTTCCATACCTTCCGTGGTGCCTTTGAACTGCCTGCTGACAATATGGCAGCAAGTTCTGCTTATAAGAAATATATAGGTAAGGAGGTCTATACATTGTATGCATCTGTCTTTACTGACCAGAATGGCAAACCTACGAAGGCTGCACGCCTGTCAACATTCAGAATCAAGGATGTGCGTGCCCAGCGTGGTACCCATTATGTCAAGATGACACTGCGCGGACTCGGTTCAGGCAAGACCTATACGAAGGAGGTCACCTTTGTGAGTCAGGATGTGTCCGGTGATATCGCAGGTACGCATGAGGACCTTTACAACAACCTGTTTGCTGAGGGTAATCCTCTGGATATCCCAGGTGTTAAGAAGGAACATATGGTAGATATCCAGAAAGGTGTGGCCCGTCCTGGTTTCACTGAGGCCGAGGTGCTGCTGGCCCTTGGCGAACCAAGCAGCAGGAGGGAAGTGGACGACAAGACCTATACGATGGAGTATAAGAGCGTGAACCAGCGATATGCTTGTGTCTTCATGGATAAGAAAACCAAGAAAGTGAAGAGCGTGAAGCATTAAAATAAAAAGGGCAATCGAAATTGCCCTTTTTATTTTGATTTCTACTCTTGCTTACTGCTCGTGTAGTTTCTCCATAATCTTTGCCTCCAGTTCCTCACAAAGCTCGGGGTTGTCCTTCAGCAGATTCTTCACGGCATCACGTCCCTGAGCCAGTTTTGATTCTCCGTAAGAGAACCATGAGCCACTCTTCTTGATGATACCCAGTTCTACACCCAGGTCTACAATCTCGCCAATCTTTGAGATACCCTCGCCGAAGGTGATCTCAAACTCTGCCTTGCGGAAAGGAGGAGCCACCTTGTTCTTTACCACCTTCACGCGGACCTGGTTACCAATGATGTTGTCGCCATCCTTGATAGAGGTCACCTTACGGATATCCAGACGTACGGAAGCGTAGAACTTCAGGGCGTTACCACCAGTGGTTGTCTCAGGATTGCCAAACATGACACCAATCTTCTCACGCAACTGGTTGATGAAGATACAGGTGGTGTTGGTCTTGGCGATGGTAGAGGTGACTTTGCGCAGGGCCTGGCTCATCAGACGTGCGTGCAGACCTACTGCTGAATCACCCATATCGCCCTCAATCTCCTTCTTAGGCGTCAGGGCGGCTACAGAGTCAATCACAATGATGTCGATAGCAGCCGAGCGAATCAGCTGGTCGGCAATCTCAAGAGCCTGTTCACCATTGTCGGGCTGTGAGATATACAGGTTGTCAATATCGACACCCAGCTTCTGTGCATAGAAACGGTCGAAGGCATGCTCTGCGTCGATAAAGGCTGCAATACCGCCATTCTTCTGGCATTCTGCGATGGCATGGATAGCCAGAGTGGTCTTACCTGATGACTCAGGACCATAGATTTCGATGATACGTCCCTTTGGATAGCCACCTACGCCAAGGGCAGCATTCAGTGCGATAGAACCGGTGGGGATGACCTCCACGTTTTCCACGCTTTCCTCGCCCATGCGCATGATACTACCCTTACCGAAGTCTTTCTCGATCTTCGCCATGGCAGCCTGCAAGGCCTTCATTTTCTCCTGTTGAGGAGTCAACTGTTCTGTTTCTTCTTTCTTTGCCATATGGTCTTTTTTCTTTTTTTTCGTTA
Proteins encoded:
- the cas9 gene encoding type II CRISPR RNA-guided endonuclease Cas9 (Cas9, originally named Csn1, is the large, multifunctional signature protein of type II CRISPR/Cas systems. It is well known even to general audiences because its RNA-guided endonuclease activity has made it a popular tool for custom editing of eukaryotic genomes.); the encoded protein is MKFILGLDPGIASIGWALILEAENDNEQSRIIDSNVVKVDFDNFAYMNAKGKISEGKPIDMFRKGLTVSPNLVRRQKRGAHRKLQRYKQRRADLIALLRENGFIDGDTLLCEDGKGTTYETLMLRSKAAREEISLSELARVLLMINKKRGYKSIRKGEADTDIEDMGAYLAAITGRSNTLVENHQTVGQYLMNQLTLNPLKGIKRQTFYRKDYEDEFEQIWKTQMAFHPELTRKLKKEIKNRIIFFQRPIESKKQDLSFCELESHQIEVEKNGKKQLVTTGSRVCPISSPLFQEFRMWQRLNDVVLTNTTTLEQYALTLEQKEMLAAELSIRKELTKTAAIKLLVGKQTKTYDLNFDTLIGNETQTRLVSAYLKILEMTGHDILDIKKMKAQDVLNVICKVFEGLGYKTEALNGEVMIGPEIYMQPHYKLWHLLYSFPGDNSRSGSAKLVQRVKEFFGFDNDEYAKIIADVKFPDGYRSLSAKAIQKLLPFLKEGYQYNEACEKAGYNHSKRSITKEENESRVLHHYLQPIPHNSLRNPLVERVLNQMVSVVNGLIDEYGDEYGQFNEIRIELARDLSKNAESRRRMTQDIENNKNERAKCRQELIDQLNERGYHVTYVSENDILKYRLYKELAPLGYKTLYSKTKVDLVDLIIHRKFDKEHIIPKAKSPSNAFSVLTVELSSINEEKGDMTALDYVKWKYGEAEAQQYIARVNDLFKKKAISKAKKDNLLRTAADIQDEPLTRDLGLTQYINRKAYELLGTITRKVVPTTGSITSRLRDDWQLVDVLQELVWDKYDKLELIDTYEDKDGKTVRKINEDAWTKRTDHRNHAMDAITVAFTKPAFINYLNSLNAEGEKREQLMKMRQKNLHRDKQGNWRFNEPMPLGELRAEVKQQLERINVYQKPAINAVTPNLNISKSKKKKEGNRQIQLTPRGKLHDDTYYGSIMENGVKVFTKRVEVNESLNVNDVVDKGVQRILQERLREYGNKPKEAFSNLEENPIWFNREKGIRIKRVIVRTKLKDARAIHKKHDNKGELLLDKDGKVQSADYVRTNNNHHVAIYEDAQHELHEVVVSFFDAVDSAIQGNPVIDMTYNADKGWRFLFSLQQNDCFVFPDEATGFNPADIDLTAKDNYALISPHLFKVQAISEGDYRFRHQYDATKNNNAKLKNMTWKRIRVINDLKGAVKVRITKIGHIEYAE
- a CDS encoding Cthe_2314 family HEPN domain-containing protein; this encodes MNNINLVTKTPFFEIVLILDDFASLDDIVRSYPYIESKIKGERPPLLPHETCLKKVRKIMMGITSSMSYMQLAILQIKRRYNAKYYSEKGYTAYDFYRYHYSSFCHSITTIHDLYFKLLVELCDINIGSKRMIQWNKLRDALNANGENDIVELIEHYYSVIQEHEQKRNKVSHEGLLSSKMLDNYHLTIIWSSLHTKPLTADDMHEYIEGTKANKYLLAKTKKAFIGELNTLLTVTIGSTQKLFELLLPKLIQKMSPKFLESHSNEFIELNKDSLNRFVLSKHRE
- the rhuM gene encoding virulence protein RhuM/Fic/DOC family protein: MKQDQIVIYQTEDGQTQIDVRLENETVWLTQTQMAQLFKSSRTNVLEHILHIYEDEELEKEATCRNFRQVRQEGKRMVNRTITMYNLDMIISVGYRVNSKRGVKFRQWANKVLKDYLIKGYVVNERIRKEQLGELRQLVQVASRAISNQKVEKTVENQDLLNVVVDYTYALDTLDNYDYERLTIDKTTSQEKFHATYDNAMEEIARLREKFGGSSLFGNEKDESFKSSIGQIYQTFGGEELYPSVEEKAAMLLYLVTKNHSFSDGNKRIAATLFLWFLNNNGILYREDGSKRLADNTLVALTLMIAESKTEEKDVMVKVVVNLINQRNE
- a CDS encoding glycerate kinase family protein, which produces MKKIIIAIDSLKGCLTSNEANRAAADGFALSMPEAEVVSIPVSDGGEGWLEAFKDVLGGEVVDVNVKDPMMRTIMAQYLVKDDTAVIEIAKASGLTLLTAEERNPMVATSYGTGQLVVDAVRRGCRHIIVGLGGSATSDCGIGMLRAIIDAFARHGSWDDVRELSHVHFTIATDVTNPLCGEKGAAHVFAPQKGATQEQVLALDARARRFAEVSSRHMGYDRQDMPGAGAAGGLGYAFLQYMNAECRSGIDLLLDSVHFDTLLQDASLVITGEGSADCQTLMGKLPFGILQRAKKYHVPTWLIAGRISDREALLDAGFERVECINPPDVPLDEAVKPETAKRHIYELFLGGIISD
- a CDS encoding AlbA family DNA-binding domain-containing protein, which gives rise to MDDKHYLLSLIREGEHQQQDFKYRVADACKLAKTVSAFANTDGGRLLIGVRDDGHLSGVRSEEEIYMMHQAAYKYCKPEASIKFDTYHVEGRTIVIATVPPSPNRPICALDEEGSKRAYIRIADENIVASPVHLALWREQQKPQGAIMTYNDTVRQLLNAIEGQRTLNQIVRSSRLPRPKVIALLARLIRFGIVRWEYQSQQFLFSQI
- the dnaK gene encoding molecular chaperone DnaK, which gives rise to MGKIIGIDLGTTNSCVSVFEGNEPVVIANSEGKRTTPSVVGFVEGGERKIGDPAKRQAITNPKNTVYSIKRFMGETWQQTEKEISRVPFNVVNEGGYPRVDIDGRKYTPQEISAMVLQKMKKTAEDYLGQEVTEAVITVPAYFSDSQRQATKEAGQIAGLNVRRIVNEPTAAALAYGIDKTNKDMKIAVFDLGGGTFDISILDFGGGVFEVLSTNGDTHLGGDDFDQVIIDWLVQEFKNDEGADLKSDPMAMQRLKEAAEKAKIELSSTTSTEINLPYIMPVGGVPKHLVKTLTRAKFEQLAHNLIQACLVPCQNAVRDAGISTSDIDEVILVGGSSRIPAVQTLVKNYFGKEPSKGVNPDEVVAVGAAIQGAILNQETGQDIVLLDVTPLTLGIETLGGVMTKLIDANTTIPCKQSQVFSTAADNQTEVTIHVLQGERPMASQNKSLGQFNLTGIAPARRGVPQIEVTFDIDANGIVKVSAKDKATGKEQAIRIEASSGLSQDEINRMKAEAEANAENDKKERERIDKMNQADSMIFQTETFLNENGDKLGADKANVEAAVNQLKEAHKAGDVAAIDTAMNNLNQVMQAASQKMYQQAGAGQPGADAGQQQYQGGQQTQSNPNDDVQDADFEEVK
- the recA gene encoding recombinase RecA, translated to MAKKEETEQLTPQQEKMKALQAAMAKIEKDFGKGSIMRMGEESVENVEVIPTGSIALNAALGVGGYPKGRIIEIYGPESSGKTTLAIHAIAECQKNGGIAAFIDAEHAFDRFYAQKLGVDIDNLYISQPDNGEQALEIADQLIRSAAIDIIVIDSVAALTPKKEIEGDMGDSAVGLHARLMSQALRKVTSTIAKTNTTCIFINQLREKIGVMFGNPETTTGGNALKFYASVRLDIRKVTSIKDGDNIIGNQVRVKVVKNKVAPPFRKAEFEITFGEGISKIGEIVDLGVELGIIKKSGSWFSYGESKLAQGRDAVKNLLKDNPELCEELEAKIMEKLHEQ